In Blattabacterium cuenoti, the following proteins share a genomic window:
- a CDS encoding ribonuclease Z, translating to MKKSSLTILGCHSSIPTKKFNPTSQILEMKGNYFLIDCGEGTQVQLRKAKIKLNKITDIFISHLHGDHYFGLIGLLSTFHLLGREKSINIYAPRGLKEIINIHFKWSYTRLKYSIKYVELISNKLEKIMENKNLQVFSIPLKHRIYTNGFLFKEKLSKRKLNIEEIKKIPDIQIFNYKDLKLGQDFKTNDGKIIPNNQLTFDPPKILSYAYCSDTSFHLPIVEQIKSVDLLYHESTFLKIEENRAIHTGHSTADQAAYIAKKAKVKKLLLGHYSNRFPNIKSFEEEAKKVFFNVEASEALKTYYL from the coding sequence ATGAAAAAATCTTCATTGACTATTTTAGGTTGTCATTCTTCAATTCCTACAAAAAAATTTAATCCGACATCTCAAATACTAGAAATGAAAGGTAATTATTTTCTTATCGATTGTGGAGAAGGAACACAAGTTCAATTAAGAAAAGCAAAAATAAAATTGAATAAAATTACAGATATATTTATATCTCATTTACATGGTGATCATTATTTTGGATTAATAGGATTATTATCAACATTTCATTTATTAGGAAGAGAAAAATCTATAAATATTTATGCACCCAGAGGGTTAAAAGAAATCATTAACATTCATTTTAAATGGTCCTACACAAGACTTAAATATTCTATAAAATATGTAGAATTAATATCAAATAAATTAGAAAAAATAATGGAAAATAAAAATTTACAGGTTTTTTCAATTCCTCTAAAACATAGAATATATACTAATGGATTTCTTTTTAAAGAAAAACTTAGCAAGAGGAAATTAAATATAGAAGAAATTAAAAAGATACCTGATATACAAATTTTTAATTATAAAGATTTAAAATTAGGCCAGGATTTTAAAACTAATGATGGAAAGATTATTCCCAATAATCAATTAACATTTGATCCTCCTAAAATATTATCGTATGCTTATTGTTCAGATACTTCATTTCATTTACCTATAGTAGAACAGATAAAATCTGTAGATTTATTATATCATGAATCTACTTTTTTAAAAATAGAAGAAAATAGAGCTATTCATACTGGTCATTCTACAGCAGACCAAGCTGCTTATATAGCTAAAAAAGCTAAAGTAAAAAAATTATTATTAGGACATTATTCTAATAGATTTCCTAATATAAAATCCTTTGAGGAAGAAGCAAAAAAAGTATTTTTTAATGTAGAAGCTTCTGAAGCTTTAAAAACATATTATTTATAA
- a CDS encoding CPBP family intramembrane glutamic endopeptidase, producing the protein MKSYFKINYIESILIIIGFVALNFFNVVLKKLLTFINLPDSMIFSISYVIPFILLFSFISYQFQKKNIIIDISMKLSPWYIYIIIFFMMLCIMTINESISSLVPKKGPLLGRMYKEIDNFLREEIKNPIPFFSTTVLLAPICEEFLFRGIILNGMLKNKIHPIKAILFSSFLFGLTHMNPWQFVGGIFVGSFIGFVYFITSSIIDCILLHMFNNAIALFTMFFLMKEEQIFSQKREVNSWKTLIISFFIVTIGFIFLLKKKNQNNH; encoded by the coding sequence ATGAAGAGCTATTTTAAAATAAATTACATTGAATCTATCCTAATAATAATAGGATTTGTTGCTTTAAATTTTTTCAATGTAGTTTTAAAAAAACTATTGACATTTATCAATTTACCAGATAGTATGATTTTTTCAATATCATATGTTATCCCTTTTATTTTATTATTTTCATTTATTTCCTATCAATTTCAAAAGAAAAATATTATCATAGATATTTCTATGAAACTTTCTCCATGGTATATATATATTATAATATTTTTTATGATGTTATGTATAATGACTATCAATGAATCTATTTCTTCTTTAGTTCCAAAAAAAGGACCTCTTTTAGGAAGAATGTATAAAGAAATTGATAATTTTTTGAGAGAAGAAATTAAAAATCCAATTCCATTTTTTTCAACAACAGTATTACTAGCTCCTATATGTGAAGAATTTCTATTTAGAGGGATAATTTTAAATGGAATGTTAAAAAATAAAATACATCCAATAAAAGCTATTTTATTTTCTTCTTTTTTATTTGGATTAACTCATATGAATCCATGGCAATTTGTTGGAGGTATTTTTGTTGGAAGCTTTATAGGATTTGTTTATTTTATAACATCATCTATTATAGATTGTATTTTATTGCACATGTTCAACAATGCTATTGCTCTATTTACAATGTTCTTTCTCATGAAAGAAGAACAAATTTTTTCTCAAAAAAGAGAGGTTAATTCATGGAAAACTTTAATTATATCTTTTTTTATCGTAACCATTGGTTTTATTTTTCTTTTAAAAAAAAAAAATCAAAATAATCATTAG